CCCCGCCCTGGGCTACGCCTACGGCACGGTGCTGGGCAGCGAGGCCAACGCCCGCGGCAAGGACATCATTTTGGGCCCCGGCATCAACATCGTGCGGGCCCCGCTGAACGGGCGCAACTTCGAATACCTCAGCGAAGACCCGTTCCTGATTTCGCAGATGGTGGTGGGCTACATCAAAGGCGTGCAGAGCCAGGGCGTGTCGGCCTGCGTGAAGCACTTCGCGGCCAACAACCAGGAAATCCACCGCGACGACGTGGACGTGAGCATGAGCGAGCGGGCCCTGCGCGAAATCTACTTGCCGGGCTTTAAGGCCGCCATTCAGCAGGGCGGCGCCTTCTCGCTAATGGGTTCCTACAACAAGTTCCGGGGCACCTGGGCCACCGAAAACGCCTACCTGATGAACACCATCCTGAAAGGGGAGTGGGGATTCAAAGGCTTGGTGGTGAGCGACTGGGGCTCGGTGCACGACACCCAGGAGGCCCTGCGCAACGGCACCGACCTGGAGATGGGCACCGACCTGGCCCTGATGTACAAGAGCGTGGACCAGAGCGCCGCCACGGCCACGGCCAGCGCCGGGGCCCCTGCGCCCGCCCGCAGCTACTACGACCAGTTTTTCCTGGCCGACCCGGCCCTGGAGGCCATTAAAAAAGATCCGTCGCTGGTGCCCATGGTCGACGACAAGGTGCGCCGCATCCTGCGCGTGATGTACGCCACCCACATGCTCGGCGGCGCCAAGCGCCAGCCGGGGGCCCTGAATACCAAGGAGCACCAGGCCACCGCCCTCAAGGTGGCCGAGGAAGGCATCGTGCTGCTCAAGAACGACGGCAACCTGCTGCCGCTCAAGAAGTCGGTGAAAACCGTGGCCGTCATCGGGGCCAACGCCGAGCGCGCCAACTCGATGGGCGGCGGCAGCTCGCAGCTCAAGGCCAAGTACGAAATCACGCCGTTGCAGGGCCTCAAAAATGCGCTGGGCCCCGGCGTGACCGTGACGTATGCGCCGGGCTACACCATTGCCCGCGACCAGAAGGCCGACCCTGCCCTCATTGCCCAGGCCGTGGCCGCTGCCAAGACCGCCGACGAAGTCGTGTTCGTGGGCGGCTCCACCCACGGCTACGACTACACGAAGTGGAGCGACAACGCCTATGACGCCGAGGGCACCGACAAGCCCGACATGAAAATGCCGTTTGGCCAGGACGAGCTGGTGCAGGCCGTGCTGGCCGCCAACCCCCGCACCGTGGTAGTGTTGCTCGGTGGGGGCCCCATCGATGTGTCGGCCTGGGCCGGCCGGGCCCGGGCCGTGGTGGAGGCCTGGTACCCCGGCATGGAGGGCGGCAACGCCATTGCCCACGTGCTGTTCGGCGACGTGAACCCCTCGGGCAAGCTGCCCTTCACCTTCCCAGCCAAGCTCGAAGACTCGCCCGTGTACAAGCTGGGCGAGTACCCCAGCAGCCCCGGCGACCCGCTGAAGGAGGTGTACAAGGACGACATCTACGTGGGCTACCGCTACTACGACACCTACAAAGTAGCCCCGCAGTACCCCTTCGGCTACGGCCTGAGCTACACCACTTTCAAGTACGGGGCCCTAACGGTGACGCCCGGCCCGCAGAGCGCCACCGTGAAGCTGAGCGTGACCAACAGCGGCCGCGTGGCCGGCGCCGAAGTG
This genomic stretch from Hymenobacter sp. PAMC 26628 harbors:
- a CDS encoding glycoside hydrolase family 3 C-terminal domain-containing protein; its protein translation is MPLFSIRAQALVAAALFCATAGAASAQTKKPGAPAAKPTANAQQALLGHEAEIDALLQKLTLEEKVHMIHANSAFAAGGVPRLNIPEIMTSDGPHGVRPEQGRNWEPPVGANDASSYLPTNNTLAATWNPALGYAYGTVLGSEANARGKDIILGPGINIVRAPLNGRNFEYLSEDPFLISQMVVGYIKGVQSQGVSACVKHFAANNQEIHRDDVDVSMSERALREIYLPGFKAAIQQGGAFSLMGSYNKFRGTWATENAYLMNTILKGEWGFKGLVVSDWGSVHDTQEALRNGTDLEMGTDLALMYKSVDQSAATATASAGAPAPARSYYDQFFLADPALEAIKKDPSLVPMVDDKVRRILRVMYATHMLGGAKRQPGALNTKEHQATALKVAEEGIVLLKNDGNLLPLKKSVKTVAVIGANAERANSMGGGSSQLKAKYEITPLQGLKNALGPGVTVTYAPGYTIARDQKADPALIAQAVAAAKTADEVVFVGGSTHGYDYTKWSDNAYDAEGTDKPDMKMPFGQDELVQAVLAANPRTVVVLLGGGPIDVSAWAGRARAVVEAWYPGMEGGNAIAHVLFGDVNPSGKLPFTFPAKLEDSPVYKLGEYPSSPGDPLKEVYKDDIYVGYRYYDTYKVAPQYPFGYGLSYTTFKYGALTVTPGPQSATVKLSVTNSGRVAGAEVVQLYVHDNQTAVKRPEKELKAFGKVFLKPGETKTVTLALPADSFKYYNESKKQWVLAPGKFNLLVGSSSRDIRQTGTVKL